The Algoriphagus sanaruensis genome window below encodes:
- a CDS encoding carboxylesterase/lipase family protein: protein MRIASILLLFTASVLLFSCSKSEQAQLLSIDSLSVEGGLISGKLDSSGQVKVFKGIPFAAPPLGEFRWKAPQPVIPWEGIKSCTENPAAPMQNPPVPFFAWSEEFLIPKAPISEDCLYLNVWTAADKKDEKRPVMVWIYGGGFSSGGNTVPLYDGEDLAKKGIVVVALNYRVGMLGFLAHPELSAENPEQTSGNYGLLDQIAGLEWVKKNIAEFGGDPDNVTIAGQSAGAFSVNALVVSPKAKELFHKAIAQSGGMFNRGTGLISGIQGAEERGKQLTDTLGITLADLRQLPADSLLKIPARFGPVVDGKILPNVREAFENGTFSDVPLLTGWNADDRVSGNPPTTPSEFKANAKKQYGGRAGEYLELFPAENEVELSESLNTIGVLGFGFQNYTWAKMQSEKGLNDAYLYFFTRVPPGEPNFGAFHSAEFSYALHTLRNWNRPFEQVDYDLEQQMSDYWVNFVKTGNPNGEGLPEWPVFNPENPLVIELGTEVKTRAMPFWPQMKFMESLNP from the coding sequence ATGCGAATAGCCTCCATTCTGCTTCTTTTCACAGCGAGTGTACTCCTTTTTTCTTGTTCCAAATCTGAACAAGCCCAGTTACTTTCAATCGACTCTCTTTCGGTGGAAGGAGGTTTGATCTCCGGAAAATTAGACTCTTCTGGACAGGTTAAAGTATTTAAGGGAATTCCATTTGCAGCACCTCCTCTTGGGGAGTTCAGATGGAAAGCTCCCCAGCCCGTGATCCCTTGGGAAGGAATCAAGTCTTGTACAGAAAATCCTGCTGCTCCAATGCAAAATCCGCCCGTTCCATTTTTTGCCTGGTCGGAGGAATTCCTGATTCCAAAAGCACCCATATCAGAAGACTGCCTGTACCTCAATGTTTGGACTGCCGCCGATAAAAAGGATGAAAAGCGACCCGTGATGGTTTGGATTTATGGAGGAGGGTTTAGCTCAGGCGGAAATACCGTACCACTTTACGATGGTGAGGATTTAGCAAAAAAGGGCATTGTCGTCGTTGCGCTTAACTACAGAGTGGGCATGCTTGGGTTTTTGGCTCATCCTGAATTGAGTGCTGAAAATCCAGAACAAACCTCCGGGAATTACGGGCTTTTAGATCAGATTGCTGGATTAGAGTGGGTGAAAAAGAACATCGCCGAATTCGGTGGAGATCCTGACAATGTCACCATCGCGGGCCAGTCAGCAGGAGCATTCAGTGTCAATGCTCTGGTCGTTTCTCCAAAAGCTAAAGAGCTTTTTCACAAAGCTATCGCCCAAAGTGGCGGCATGTTTAATCGAGGAACTGGTCTGATTTCAGGAATCCAGGGGGCTGAGGAGCGCGGCAAGCAACTTACCGATACTTTGGGAATCACATTAGCTGATCTCCGCCAACTACCGGCAGATAGCCTTCTGAAAATTCCGGCACGTTTTGGACCGGTGGTAGATGGGAAAATCCTTCCTAATGTCCGAGAAGCATTTGAAAATGGAACCTTTTCGGATGTACCCCTTCTCACAGGGTGGAATGCCGATGATCGAGTTTCAGGTAATCCGCCTACCACACCCTCCGAATTTAAAGCCAACGCTAAGAAACAATATGGGGGTCGAGCTGGCGAATATTTAGAGCTTTTTCCTGCGGAAAATGAAGTTGAACTGAGCGAATCCTTAAATACAATCGGTGTCTTAGGATTTGGCTTCCAAAACTATACCTGGGCAAAGATGCAATCGGAAAAAGGCCTAAACGATGCATACCTCTATTTTTTCACTCGAGTACCTCCCGGGGAACCCAATTTTGGAGCATTTCATTCTGCTGAGTTTAGCTATGCTTTACATACGCTACGAAATTGGAATCGCCCTTTCGAACAAGTAGATTATGATCTTGAGCAACAGATGTCAGACTATTGGGTCAACTTTGTCAAAACAGGGAATCCCAATGGTGAAGGATTACCGGAATGGCCTGTGTTCAATCCTGAAAACCCACTCGTAATTGAATTGGGAACAGAGGTAAAAACCAGAGCAATGCCATTTTGGCCTCAAATGAAATTTATGGAAAGCCTCAATCCTTAA
- a CDS encoding carboxylesterase/lipase family protein — protein sequence MKIFSITWALVLFHSLNLLAQSNNFMPVQTTLKNGIIEGNYNVTNGISTYFGIPFAQPPVGELRWKAPVPVSSWQGVKETKRFSPRPVQGLVFGDMNSWSDGVSEDCLYLNVWTPAKRNSKDLPVLVYFYGGGFVAGDASEPRYNGESMAKEGVVVVTVNYRLGVFGFLAHPELSAEAPYKASGNYGLLDQALALQWVKENITAFGGNPNQVTIAGESAGSISVSYQMASPLSRDLIHGAIGESGAGINPTLAPVSLREAEETGKEFFEKAGIQSIRQARNMSAKDLFEVYQESGRFGFPVVIDGYLLPKTLPEIFRAGEQAQVPLLLGWNSAEIPGAAFMQGKPYTKENFIEKVIEAYPKDSDLVLSLYAHETPEEVEYSATDLASDRFIVYSTWKWFDLHLNHSNQLVYRYLFSKLSPPLVDKNLTAGLAGGTVRNENPAPAPKQIGARHAAEIEYAMGNLHLVKEFAWTPEDLRASKTMFEYFTNFVKTGNPNGGDNPNWSAAKAGDDQPSVMVIDTESKEVKASYDARPKFHDRFYKNGN from the coding sequence ATGAAAATCTTTTCAATCACATGGGCATTGGTTTTATTCCATTCACTCAACCTACTCGCCCAAAGCAATAATTTTATGCCGGTTCAGACTACGCTAAAAAACGGCATCATTGAAGGAAACTACAATGTAACCAATGGTATTTCCACCTATTTTGGAATCCCATTTGCTCAGCCACCTGTCGGTGAATTGCGTTGGAAAGCGCCAGTTCCTGTTTCTTCTTGGCAAGGCGTAAAAGAGACCAAAAGATTCAGTCCAAGGCCTGTGCAAGGCTTGGTCTTTGGAGACATGAATTCATGGTCTGATGGAGTCTCTGAGGATTGTTTGTATTTGAATGTTTGGACTCCAGCTAAACGAAATAGCAAAGACCTGCCGGTTTTAGTTTATTTCTATGGTGGAGGATTTGTGGCAGGCGATGCCTCAGAACCTAGATACAATGGGGAATCCATGGCTAAAGAGGGGGTCGTGGTAGTTACTGTTAATTACCGATTGGGTGTGTTTGGCTTTTTGGCTCATCCAGAGCTGAGTGCAGAAGCTCCTTACAAGGCTTCTGGAAATTACGGTTTGCTGGATCAGGCTTTGGCTTTGCAATGGGTGAAAGAAAATATTACTGCTTTTGGAGGTAATCCAAATCAAGTGACCATAGCAGGTGAGTCTGCAGGATCGATTTCGGTATCCTATCAAATGGCTTCTCCGCTTTCTAGGGATTTGATCCATGGAGCAATTGGGGAAAGTGGAGCCGGAATCAATCCAACTTTAGCCCCGGTTTCTCTTCGGGAGGCAGAGGAAACCGGGAAGGAATTTTTTGAGAAAGCGGGTATCCAATCTATTCGACAAGCAAGAAATATGTCTGCGAAGGATCTTTTTGAGGTCTATCAGGAGTCAGGTCGATTTGGATTTCCGGTGGTCATTGATGGGTATTTGCTTCCAAAGACCCTTCCGGAGATTTTCCGTGCTGGTGAGCAAGCGCAAGTTCCTTTGTTGCTTGGATGGAATTCGGCAGAAATTCCTGGAGCCGCCTTTATGCAAGGAAAACCTTATACCAAAGAGAATTTCATAGAAAAAGTAATCGAAGCCTATCCGAAAGATTCTGATTTGGTATTATCTCTTTATGCGCACGAAACACCAGAGGAAGTAGAATATTCGGCGACAGATTTAGCATCAGATCGTTTTATCGTGTACAGCACCTGGAAGTGGTTTGATCTCCATCTAAATCATAGTAATCAGCTTGTTTATCGATATTTATTCAGCAAACTGTCACCACCCTTGGTGGATAAAAACTTGACGGCTGGGCTTGCTGGTGGAACTGTAAGAAATGAGAATCCGGCTCCTGCTCCTAAACAGATTGGGGCAAGGCATGCTGCTGAGATTGAATATGCGATGGGGAATCTTCATCTGGTCAAGGAGTTTGCTTGGACTCCCGAGGATTTGAGAGCATCTAAAACGATGTTTGAGTACTTTACCAATTTTGTAAAAACCGGCAATCCAAATGGAGGGGATAACCCTAACTGGTCAGCTGCTAAAGCAGGAGATGATCAACCTTCAGTTATGGTCATAGACACGGAATCCAAAGAGGTTAAGGCATCTTATGACGCACGTCCAAAATTTCATGATCGCTTCTATAAAAATGGTAATTGA
- a CDS encoding NAD(P)/FAD-dependent oxidoreductase, translating into MIHTDLCIIGAGPVGLFAVFEAGLLKMRCHLIDALPQIGGQLSEIYPQKPIYDIPGYPEVKAQDLVDNLMEQAKPFQPTFTLGERVDHLDKQEDGSYIVTTNEKTKVHAKVIIIAGGLGCFEPRKPVLNNLEEFEGKGISYMVKNPETYRDKNVVIAGGGDSALDWTIFLAKVAKRVTLVHRNETFRGAPDSASKVFDLANQGKIDLILSANLKEVTGEGKLEKVILEDKNKQDLILDADYLIPLFGLSPKLGPIADWGLSIDKNAIEVDTRDYSTGVERIYAIGDINTYPGKLKLILCGFHEAAIMMHSAFKYVYPDQKLSFKYTTVNGVNAF; encoded by the coding sequence ATGATCCACACTGATCTCTGCATCATCGGGGCCGGCCCGGTGGGGCTCTTTGCTGTTTTTGAAGCAGGCTTACTCAAAATGCGCTGTCACTTGATTGACGCACTTCCCCAGATTGGAGGTCAGTTATCTGAAATCTATCCGCAAAAGCCCATCTATGATATTCCAGGCTACCCTGAAGTGAAAGCCCAGGATTTGGTAGATAACTTAATGGAACAAGCAAAACCTTTCCAGCCCACTTTCACCCTTGGAGAGCGAGTGGATCATTTGGATAAGCAAGAGGACGGAAGCTACATTGTGACTACGAATGAAAAAACCAAGGTACATGCTAAGGTGATCATCATCGCAGGTGGCCTGGGCTGCTTCGAACCTAGAAAGCCCGTCTTGAACAATCTCGAAGAATTTGAAGGTAAGGGAATCAGCTATATGGTGAAAAATCCAGAAACCTATCGAGATAAAAATGTGGTCATCGCTGGAGGCGGAGACTCTGCCCTAGACTGGACTATCTTCCTAGCAAAGGTTGCAAAACGAGTCACCTTAGTCCATCGAAATGAAACCTTCCGTGGTGCTCCTGATTCTGCTTCGAAAGTTTTTGACTTGGCCAACCAAGGTAAAATTGATTTGATCCTCTCTGCCAATCTTAAAGAGGTAACCGGAGAAGGTAAACTTGAAAAAGTAATCCTTGAGGATAAAAACAAGCAGGATCTAATCCTTGATGCGGATTATTTAATCCCACTTTTTGGATTATCTCCAAAGTTAGGCCCCATTGCCGATTGGGGATTAAGCATCGATAAAAATGCCATTGAAGTGGACACAAGGGATTACTCCACTGGAGTAGAACGGATCTATGCTATCGGTGACATCAATACTTATCCAGGAAAATTGAAATTGATTCTTTGTGGCTTCCACGAAGCAGCAATCATGATGCATTCTGCCTTCAAATACGTCTACCCTGATCAAAAACTAAGCTTCAAATACACCACAGTAAATGGTGTTAATGCATTCTAA
- a CDS encoding 2Fe-2S iron-sulfur cluster-binding protein, whose product MIKFTVEDHDGNRQEVEAPADMGLSLMEVLKASEYPVLATCGGMALCATCHVEILEGKDGLGEATDVELDQLENLPEYFPTSRLACQIRIGDILEGAVVKLRGEDVV is encoded by the coding sequence ATGATTAAATTTACTGTAGAAGACCACGACGGCAACCGCCAAGAAGTTGAAGCTCCCGCAGATATGGGACTAAGCTTGATGGAAGTATTAAAAGCTTCTGAATATCCTGTTTTGGCGACATGTGGTGGGATGGCGCTTTGCGCAACTTGCCATGTCGAAATCTTGGAGGGCAAAGATGGACTTGGAGAAGCTACCGATGTTGAACTTGATCAGCTTGAAAACCTTCCTGAATACTTCCCAACTTCTCGACTAGCTTGCCAAATTCGAATCGGAGACATCCTAGAAGGAGCCGTGGTGAAGCTGAGAGGAGAAGACGTAGTCTAA
- a CDS encoding MarR family winged helix-turn-helix transcriptional regulator: protein MTQELFARYSFLLDRTARKVKQYAQQQFKQGDFDVTVDQWLVLKNLSESGPMSQTELANLVFKDHPTLTRIIDLLCKKGYVERLLHPQDRRSFHLHLTEAGVAKVTELKPQVLEIREKAWENLNESDFEEFKRILNTIYQNLDGQSLDEL, encoded by the coding sequence ATGACACAAGAACTATTCGCCCGCTATTCCTTCCTCCTGGATCGTACTGCCCGAAAGGTCAAGCAGTATGCCCAGCAGCAGTTTAAGCAGGGGGATTTTGATGTGACAGTAGATCAATGGCTCGTCCTTAAAAACCTTTCTGAAAGTGGGCCTATGAGTCAAACTGAGTTGGCTAATTTAGTTTTTAAAGACCATCCCACTCTCACTCGCATCATCGATCTCTTGTGCAAAAAAGGCTATGTAGAACGCCTACTTCATCCTCAAGACCGGAGAAGTTTTCATCTCCACTTGACAGAGGCCGGCGTGGCTAAAGTCACTGAATTGAAGCCGCAAGTATTAGAAATTCGCGAAAAGGCTTGGGAAAATCTAAACGAAAGCGATTTCGAAGAATTTAAACGGATTTTAAATACAATCTACCAAAATTTGGACGGTCAAAGCTTAGATGAATTATAA
- a CDS encoding MBG domain-containing protein: MIATINQSTNNSGALSDATRSGWVKPSSGASGLYYQNGNDKWWGTVLYKFAIASDVAASSFSFQGDSDADDVQGSIIAFSGVDEISPFDAIGEFTTSNSDDRNLTASSINTTVANSAVIMLAFIEDNRTFSNWLATSPSTLTELFDSPFDADRDMGIGGAWAIKSNIGPTGDGRVTLNNNARDGAILLALRPKRPASTVTVKNGVADSFTYSGSAQGPGINDFDFTGSTGTKSVLYSGTGSTSYTSATPPTNVGTYQVVVSVATDGTYGTGSSDPFSFSITPKILSITPDEGQFKLIGESDPSSLSYQVSGFEFSDNASLLSGSLVRDAGEAVGFYEIRQGDLSISSSNYTLEFASGIFFEIRSNPTQYLVSVSSQNPKKGTSITVSAQLADVNGSAIPESGRVVTWAELSGVTGSFGASTSVTDASGIATVQFTVSNQVGVSTAITASGSGGLFGTSPIVTTVDSAPTQLVFLQAPSGTTEAGQPFAQQPIIEIQDADGNRVESANSLVFLSLASGTGELRGEVELQAINGQATFTGLNIDLVGDDKAILAEADGLTSTTSNPFSISAGPSALFTRYAGIQQVAAIGTAVTTPPAVRVQDIFGNPISGVSVSFEVTSGGGSIQPTTAVLTDLEGIAALSSWTLGPDAGSNTVVASASDFTSLTFTALGSEDAIVEFTSNATWVVPPGVTSIFVEAWGGGGAGGGVNGSRSNRRVGGGGGGGAYAKKILTVTPGEVLSLNVGLGGSTNSANIDGPDGQPTYIQEYNDQIFAAGGIGGLRTNGSNDPASGGAGGSESNSIGDLVRPGQNGTRGGENASTQFNGAGGDAGLENTGASSKTTSGDGNTGGVPGGGGSGAFVNGDRNDRIGGAGGSGKIIITYPKPVNQFRAASSGNWEDNATWEQQFSNGQFAKIDSKPSSNSTVLIAGETIKVTISDDLAFTGTVIINSLGELSLASGKNLSLNSGATLTLGNEGILSLPADGFIQGAGNIAINKGGTLAIAHPDGIKASGASGAIQNSGTRSFSPEANYLYNGSQPQTVGDGLPPVVNSLIIDNISGVTLDKPLEVTLDLVMNAGALELDQSLMVDLGMTLNGSSQVVVKEGVSFTADLLSNLTTNQTSRIVLQPGAKYSNLGVSSPRLEVQQLLTGVKGWRMLGSPVTGATYLNFLSGLESQGFTGSTNPSLQPNVLWWDETDGGTTLQGWRQPANISQEVPNGRGHYVYVFNGGSKASGGNYTDNLPLTLSALGTEFNLNTGGFDFGVTYTPRNENFKGDAPSGTYTQVATANEGFNLIANPTASFIDFFNEAGWTKDKIDETIYIWDQNFNNGQGDFLEITADTPQAERLIAPYQGFWVRTSQENPSLVMSNEAKSFASSLFYGRIVNEEPASQASKIKLSVQGEGLKANASLRISDQGEDGIDPWDAFQLESLNSTWLNLYSLGSPQQTDPLVINHLSLPKQGEKTVPLYLAAAKEGKPFSGTYTLNWELPAEWPTETRVVLMDHISQKAIDMSQIQSYEFSFEAPTSTNMRIRTEEGGMKQPQAVVFSHEVVDGQGENFRTNSGQITRPFTIVIGYTGEGANPEYRPEQPKLYAPSPNPFVDRTQIKFYLPVEDSATVKIYDLKGQEVGAFEQQVYPAGIHTLNWEPNAIRLPKGVYLIHVVTSNQVLIQKALKF, from the coding sequence ATGATTGCAACCATAAATCAATCAACCAATAATAGTGGTGCACTTTCTGATGCTACACGTTCTGGCTGGGTAAAACCTAGCAGTGGTGCTTCTGGATTATACTATCAGAATGGTAATGATAAATGGTGGGGAACGGTACTTTACAAATTTGCTATAGCTAGTGATGTTGCAGCTTCTAGTTTTTCTTTTCAGGGTGATTCGGATGCAGATGATGTACAGGGTAGTATTATCGCATTTTCAGGAGTCGATGAAATAAGTCCTTTTGATGCTATTGGTGAATTTACAACCAGTAATTCGGACGATAGGAATTTAACAGCAAGCTCGATTAATACCACAGTAGCTAATTCGGCGGTTATCATGTTGGCATTCATTGAGGATAATAGAACATTTAGCAATTGGTTAGCTACTTCTCCTTCCACATTAACGGAGCTTTTTGATAGTCCGTTTGATGCAGATAGGGACATGGGTATTGGTGGCGCTTGGGCTATAAAATCAAATATTGGTCCGACTGGAGATGGTAGGGTTACTTTGAATAATAATGCAAGAGATGGTGCAATTCTTCTTGCTTTAAGACCGAAAAGACCTGCCTCTACGGTTACCGTCAAAAATGGCGTAGCCGATTCTTTTACTTATTCCGGTTCTGCCCAGGGTCCAGGAATTAATGATTTTGATTTTACTGGCTCCACAGGTACCAAATCAGTACTTTACTCAGGGACAGGAAGTACAAGCTATACTTCAGCTACACCTCCCACTAATGTGGGAACTTATCAGGTAGTCGTTTCTGTGGCAACAGATGGCACCTATGGAACAGGAAGTTCTGATCCTTTTAGCTTTTCAATAACTCCCAAGATTCTATCCATAACTCCCGATGAAGGCCAGTTTAAATTGATAGGAGAATCTGACCCAAGTTCTTTATCGTATCAAGTTTCTGGATTTGAGTTTTCTGATAACGCGTCCTTGCTATCGGGTAGCCTAGTTCGAGATGCAGGAGAGGCCGTTGGTTTTTATGAAATCAGACAGGGAGATCTAAGCATTTCTAGCAGCAACTATACCCTTGAATTTGCGTCTGGTATTTTCTTTGAAATCCGATCAAATCCCACTCAATACCTTGTCTCTGTTTCCTCCCAAAATCCCAAAAAAGGAACTTCGATTACCGTTTCTGCGCAATTGGCCGATGTAAACGGCAGTGCGATTCCGGAGTCAGGACGTGTAGTAACCTGGGCTGAATTATCAGGTGTTACAGGCTCTTTTGGTGCATCAACCTCCGTAACCGATGCATCAGGTATTGCGACTGTTCAATTCACGGTTTCCAACCAAGTTGGAGTAAGTACGGCAATAACCGCATCGGGGTCTGGTGGGCTTTTTGGAACTTCACCTATTGTAACTACAGTAGATTCCGCACCCACTCAATTGGTGTTTCTTCAGGCTCCAAGCGGAACTACCGAGGCAGGTCAGCCATTTGCGCAGCAGCCGATTATTGAAATTCAAGATGCAGATGGGAATCGTGTAGAAAGTGCAAACTCCTTGGTATTTTTGAGTTTAGCGTCGGGGACGGGTGAGCTAAGAGGAGAAGTTGAACTTCAAGCAATCAATGGTCAAGCAACTTTTACGGGTTTGAACATTGATTTGGTAGGAGATGATAAAGCCATTTTGGCTGAGGCAGACGGCTTGACTTCAACAACATCAAATCCCTTTTCGATTTCTGCTGGACCTTCAGCCTTGTTTACTCGTTATGCAGGTATTCAACAGGTAGCAGCAATCGGGACGGCTGTGACTACTCCTCCGGCTGTTCGGGTTCAGGATATTTTTGGAAACCCGATTTCAGGGGTTTCGGTCAGTTTTGAGGTGACTTCTGGTGGAGGTAGCATACAGCCGACTACTGCGGTACTTACTGATTTAGAAGGGATTGCCGCTTTAAGTTCTTGGACTTTAGGCCCCGATGCTGGGTCCAATACAGTAGTTGCAAGTGCTTCTGATTTTACTTCGCTGACCTTTACAGCTTTAGGAAGTGAGGACGCGATTGTGGAGTTTACATCAAATGCTACTTGGGTGGTTCCTCCGGGAGTTACTTCAATCTTTGTAGAGGCATGGGGCGGTGGCGGTGCAGGTGGTGGCGTTAACGGCAGTAGAAGTAATCGCCGTGTCGGCGGAGGTGGCGGTGGAGGTGCATATGCCAAAAAAATATTAACTGTAACCCCTGGTGAGGTTTTAAGTCTGAATGTAGGCTTAGGAGGCAGTACTAATTCTGCGAATATTGATGGGCCTGATGGGCAACCAACCTATATCCAAGAATACAATGATCAAATATTTGCAGCTGGAGGTATCGGGGGGCTCCGGACTAATGGTTCGAATGATCCGGCTTCAGGGGGGGCTGGAGGTAGTGAGTCAAATTCCATCGGGGATTTGGTAAGGCCTGGCCAGAATGGAACAAGAGGTGGTGAGAATGCGTCAACCCAATTTAATGGAGCGGGAGGTGATGCCGGGCTAGAGAATACCGGTGCTTCTAGTAAAACGACTTCTGGAGATGGAAATACTGGTGGAGTTCCAGGTGGTGGAGGAAGCGGAGCATTTGTAAATGGAGATAGAAATGATCGTATAGGTGGTGCCGGAGGCTCTGGAAAAATCATCATCACTTACCCTAAGCCTGTCAACCAATTCCGCGCAGCGTCTTCTGGCAATTGGGAGGATAATGCGACTTGGGAGCAGCAATTTTCCAATGGTCAATTTGCTAAGATTGACTCCAAACCATCCTCAAATTCCACCGTGCTCATTGCCGGTGAAACTATCAAAGTGACCATTTCTGATGACTTAGCGTTTACAGGAACTGTCATAATAAATTCTTTAGGCGAATTATCACTTGCTTCTGGTAAAAATCTTTCCCTAAACTCCGGAGCTACTCTTACCCTTGGGAATGAAGGGATTCTTAGTCTTCCTGCTGATGGATTTATTCAGGGAGCAGGAAATATAGCTATCAATAAAGGCGGGACATTGGCGATAGCTCATCCGGACGGAATCAAAGCTTCTGGGGCAAGTGGTGCCATTCAAAATTCAGGAACTCGATCTTTCAGTCCTGAAGCCAATTACCTTTACAACGGTTCTCAGCCACAAACTGTAGGCGATGGCCTGCCTCCTGTGGTTAATTCTTTGATTATTGATAACATTTCTGGGGTTACTTTGGATAAACCTCTTGAGGTTACTTTGGACCTGGTAATGAACGCAGGTGCACTTGAACTCGATCAGTCCTTGATGGTGGATTTGGGAATGACACTCAATGGATCCTCTCAGGTAGTGGTCAAGGAAGGAGTTTCTTTTACCGCAGATTTATTGTCCAACTTGACTACCAATCAGACTTCAAGAATTGTCCTCCAACCCGGAGCAAAATACAGCAACTTGGGTGTCAGCAGTCCTCGATTAGAGGTGCAACAACTCTTGACTGGGGTAAAAGGATGGAGAATGTTAGGTTCTCCGGTTACGGGAGCGACTTACCTTAATTTTCTAAGTGGATTGGAGAGTCAAGGGTTTACTGGAAGTACTAATCCTAGTCTTCAACCTAATGTATTGTGGTGGGATGAAACCGATGGAGGTACGACCCTTCAAGGCTGGAGACAGCCTGCCAATATTAGTCAGGAAGTTCCTAATGGCAGAGGACATTATGTTTACGTGTTTAATGGGGGTTCTAAAGCTTCGGGAGGGAATTATACCGACAATCTTCCATTGACATTATCTGCATTGGGTACAGAGTTTAACTTGAATACAGGAGGGTTTGATTTTGGGGTAACTTACACGCCAAGAAATGAAAACTTTAAAGGTGATGCTCCATCTGGCACATACACCCAAGTGGCAACAGCAAACGAAGGATTTAACCTGATTGCTAATCCGACAGCGAGCTTTATCGACTTTTTCAATGAAGCTGGTTGGACTAAGGATAAAATCGATGAGACGATCTATATCTGGGATCAAAACTTTAATAATGGCCAGGGAGATTTTCTCGAAATAACTGCGGATACTCCTCAAGCAGAACGATTGATTGCTCCCTACCAAGGTTTTTGGGTGAGAACCAGTCAGGAAAATCCTAGTCTGGTTATGAGCAATGAAGCCAAGTCTTTTGCCTCTAGCTTATTTTATGGAAGAATAGTCAATGAGGAGCCTGCCTCACAAGCAAGCAAGATTAAGCTTTCGGTGCAAGGAGAAGGATTAAAGGCCAATGCAAGCTTGCGAATTTCTGATCAGGGAGAGGATGGAATCGATCCTTGGGACGCATTTCAACTGGAATCTTTGAATAGTACTTGGCTGAATCTTTATTCTCTCGGTTCACCTCAGCAGACGGATCCTTTGGTCATTAACCATTTAAGTTTGCCTAAGCAAGGGGAAAAAACTGTTCCATTATACCTTGCAGCAGCAAAAGAGGGCAAGCCTTTCTCAGGAACATACACCCTAAATTGGGAGCTTCCTGCAGAATGGCCTACCGAAACTCGTGTGGTCCTCATGGATCATATTTCTCAAAAGGCGATTGATATGAGCCAAATTCAGTCATATGAGTTTAGCTTTGAAGCGCCTACTTCGACCAATATGAGAATTCGTACCGAAGAAGGAGGTATGAAACAACCTCAGGCAGTCGTATTTTCTCATGAGGTCGTCGATGGTCAAGGAGAGAATTTCAGGACTAATTCTGGTCAGATTACCCGTCCATTTACCATCGTGATTGGCTATACGGGTGAAGGAGCAAACCCGGAATACCGTCCAGAGCAGCCTAAGTTGTACGCACCTAGTCCAAATCCGTTTGTAGATCGCACGCAGATCAAGTTTTATCTTCCTGTGGAGGATTCTGCGACGGTCAAAATTTATGATCTAAAAGGGCAAGAAGTGGGTGCTTTTGAACAGCAAGTGTATCCAGCCGGTATCCATACCCTGAATTGGGAGCCGAATGCCATTCGTTTACCTAAAGGTGTTTATTTGATTCATGTAGTTACCAGTAATCAGGTATTGATCCAAAAGGCACTTAAATTCTAA
- a CDS encoding NUDIX hydrolase, whose translation MPLPEVTQYVPHLAYDSVVFGFSKGKLKILLMEYHATGWFALPGGFVRKTENLEEAVKRGLYERTGLKEIYLEQFHTFGDIDRFQPEKMRTILEANGHLIPENYWMLDRFFSVAYYALIDHEKVTLTPDALSDSIAWYEVEQLPELIFDHGKIVQKALQTLRDNLDRKLIGGNLLPERFTMNELQAVYEAILGQKLRRTSFQRKMLSLDILERHEKLFTGKSHKAPYLYSFKTT comes from the coding sequence ATGCCACTCCCTGAAGTCACCCAATACGTTCCTCACCTTGCCTATGACTCCGTTGTTTTTGGTTTTTCGAAAGGAAAACTAAAAATACTCCTGATGGAATATCATGCAACGGGCTGGTTTGCACTTCCTGGTGGATTTGTTAGAAAAACGGAAAACCTAGAAGAAGCCGTCAAACGAGGTCTCTATGAACGAACCGGATTAAAAGAAATCTATCTTGAGCAATTCCACACCTTTGGGGATATTGATCGATTTCAGCCCGAAAAAATGCGGACCATTTTAGAAGCTAATGGGCACCTCATTCCTGAGAATTATTGGATGTTGGATCGTTTTTTTTCAGTTGCCTACTATGCCTTAATTGACCACGAAAAAGTCACTCTTACACCAGATGCTTTATCAGATTCTATTGCTTGGTACGAGGTTGAGCAACTTCCGGAGTTAATTTTTGACCACGGAAAAATCGTCCAGAAGGCGCTACAAACATTACGGGACAATCTTGACCGAAAATTGATCGGAGGAAATTTGCTTCCCGAACGATTTACAATGAATGAACTTCAGGCTGTCTATGAAGCCATTCTCGGGCAAAAACTTCGAAGAACAAGCTTTCAGCGAAAAATGCTCAGTCTTGACATTCTGGAAAGGCATGAAAAACTATTTACTGGCAAAAGCCACAAAGCTCCCTACCTCTACAGTTTCAAAACCACCTAA